A stretch of the Streptomyces ortus genome encodes the following:
- a CDS encoding NAD-dependent epimerase/dehydratase family protein, translating into MAALSGRPPAGGSRVAVLGATGCVGRCVSAALAREGHEVLAVARRGGPAVAGHVFAGLDVAAVPPAELARLFTRHRVRTVVNVTGGWGTTEEEMRYAHITLVERLLKAVTLMEDRPRLIHVGSIHEYGPVAEPLAIGEDLEPRPATMYARTKLAGSELVLDATRAGRVDGLVLRAVNVCGPRTTRASFLGAVVDRLRAADASDPVTLRVADARRDFIDVRDLAEAVVLTVTSAATGRVVNIGRGEATAMRELVDLLVTASGLPPEAIRVEDGPIASKGGGWTLADIGLAGELLGWKPRIPLAEAMRATWETPAD; encoded by the coding sequence GTGGCGGCCCTGAGCGGCCGGCCGCCGGCCGGGGGCTCCCGGGTCGCGGTGCTCGGGGCCACCGGCTGCGTCGGCCGCTGTGTGAGCGCGGCGCTGGCCCGCGAGGGGCACGAGGTGCTGGCCGTCGCCCGGCGCGGCGGCCCCGCGGTGGCCGGGCACGTCTTCGCCGGCCTGGACGTGGCGGCGGTCCCGCCCGCCGAACTCGCCCGGCTGTTCACCCGGCACCGGGTGCGGACCGTGGTCAATGTGACGGGCGGCTGGGGCACGACCGAGGAGGAGATGCGGTACGCCCACATCACCCTGGTCGAGCGCCTGTTGAAGGCCGTGACGCTGATGGAGGACCGGCCGCGGCTGATCCACGTCGGCTCCATCCACGAGTACGGTCCGGTGGCCGAGCCGCTCGCCATCGGCGAGGACCTGGAGCCCCGGCCGGCCACCATGTACGCGCGTACCAAGCTGGCCGGCTCCGAGCTGGTGCTCGACGCCACCCGGGCCGGCCGGGTGGACGGGCTGGTGCTGCGCGCGGTGAACGTGTGCGGCCCCCGCACCACCCGGGCCAGCTTCCTCGGGGCGGTCGTCGACCGGCTGCGGGCCGCGGACGCGAGCGACCCGGTGACCCTGCGGGTCGCGGACGCCCGGCGGGACTTCATCGATGTCCGCGACCTGGCCGAGGCCGTGGTCCTCACCGTGACGTCGGCGGCCACCGGACGGGTCGTCAACATCGGCCGCGGCGAGGCCACCGCCATGCGCGAGCTGGTGGACCTGCTGGTCACCGCCTCGGGGCTGCCGCCGGAGGCGATCCGGGTCGAGGACGGGCCCATCGCGAGCAAGGGCGGCGGCTGGACCCTGGCCGACATCGGCCTGGCCGGCGAACTGCTCGGCTGGAAACCGCGGATCCCGCTGGCCGAGGCGATGCGGGCGACCTGGGAGACCCCCGCCGACTGA
- a CDS encoding dTDP-4-dehydrorhamnose 3,5-epimerase family protein, protein MTTAVKFRELAVSGAYAFNPPVFEDDRGLFTSPYQEPAFVEALGHPLFPVAQSNHSMSKRGTVRGIHYTVTPPGVAKYVYCARGRAIDIVVDIRVGSPTFGRWDSSVLDQETFGAMYFPVGVGHAFIALEDDTVMSYMLSGSYEARHELSLSPLDPALGLPIPTDVAPLLSARDTAAPPLAQVRAEGGLPEYDKCRRIEAALWRP, encoded by the coding sequence ATGACCACCGCCGTGAAGTTCCGCGAACTCGCCGTGTCCGGCGCGTACGCCTTCAACCCGCCCGTCTTCGAGGACGACCGCGGCCTGTTCACCTCGCCGTACCAGGAACCGGCGTTCGTGGAGGCCCTCGGCCACCCCCTCTTCCCCGTCGCGCAGTCCAACCACAGCATGTCCAAACGCGGCACCGTCCGGGGTATCCACTACACGGTCACCCCGCCGGGCGTGGCCAAGTACGTGTACTGCGCCCGGGGCCGCGCCATCGACATCGTGGTGGACATCCGCGTCGGCTCGCCCACCTTCGGCCGCTGGGACTCCTCCGTGCTCGACCAGGAGACCTTCGGCGCCATGTACTTCCCGGTCGGTGTCGGCCACGCCTTCATCGCCCTGGAGGACGACACGGTGATGTCGTACATGCTCTCCGGGAGTTACGAGGCCCGGCACGAGCTGTCCCTGTCCCCGCTCGACCCGGCGCTCGGGCTGCCGATCCCGACGGACGTGGCGCCGCTGCTGTCCGCACGGGACACGGCCGCGCCCCCGCTCGCCCAGGTGCGGGCGGAGGGCGGCCTGCCGGAGTACGACAAGTGCCGTCGGATCGAGGCCGCGCTGTGGCGGCCCTGA
- a CDS encoding activator-dependent family glycosyltransferase: MKVLFTTFAAKSHMHAQVPLAWALQTAGHEVRIASQPDLAEDITRTGLTAVCVGEPLLLEEQMQRVNEGLGDDAEIMESQAEAGMDMTETRPEMLTWDHVLGVFTSMTAMAFQNSCPERMIDDLVAFSREWQPDLVVWDTLSFAGPVAARVTGAAHARLLFGLDLLGRMRETFLDLQAERLPEQRDDPLREWLTWTLGRYGAGFEEEVAVGQWTIDPVPPSMRFPVRQPFVPLRYIPYNGQAVIPEWLHEPPKKRRVCLTLGVAHREVLDGDRASIGELVSALAELDVEVVATLNEKQLAGLELPDNVRAVDFVPLNALLPTCAAVIHHGGSGTFQTALAHGVPQLIVPDMVWDTIHKAKQLEKTGAGLYLHDVDHYTAQDLRDHVLRLLDDPSFAENCARIRREMVGTPSPNDIVPLLEKLVAEHRAAPAAAGTVRGEL; encoded by the coding sequence ATGAAGGTCCTGTTCACCACGTTCGCCGCGAAGTCCCATATGCATGCCCAGGTCCCGCTGGCCTGGGCCCTCCAGACCGCCGGCCACGAGGTCCGTATCGCCAGCCAGCCGGACCTCGCGGAGGACATCACCCGTACCGGGCTGACCGCCGTGTGCGTCGGTGAGCCACTGCTCCTGGAGGAGCAGATGCAGCGGGTCAACGAGGGCCTGGGTGACGACGCCGAGATCATGGAGAGCCAGGCGGAAGCCGGGATGGACATGACGGAGACCCGTCCCGAGATGCTGACCTGGGACCACGTCCTCGGGGTGTTCACCTCGATGACGGCGATGGCCTTCCAGAACTCCTGCCCGGAACGCATGATCGACGACCTGGTCGCGTTCAGCCGCGAGTGGCAGCCCGACCTCGTCGTCTGGGACACGCTGTCCTTCGCCGGACCGGTGGCCGCGCGGGTCACCGGCGCCGCCCACGCCCGGCTGCTGTTCGGGCTCGACCTGCTGGGGCGGATGCGCGAGACCTTCCTCGACCTCCAGGCGGAACGGCTGCCCGAGCAGCGGGACGATCCGCTGCGCGAGTGGCTGACCTGGACGCTCGGCCGCTACGGCGCCGGGTTCGAGGAGGAGGTGGCGGTCGGCCAGTGGACCATCGACCCGGTGCCCCCGTCGATGCGGTTCCCGGTGAGGCAGCCGTTCGTCCCGCTGCGGTACATCCCCTACAACGGCCAGGCCGTCATACCGGAGTGGCTGCACGAGCCGCCGAAGAAGCGCCGGGTCTGTCTGACGCTGGGCGTGGCCCACCGCGAGGTGCTGGACGGCGACCGCGCCTCGATCGGCGAACTCGTCTCGGCACTCGCGGAGCTGGACGTCGAGGTGGTCGCCACCCTCAACGAGAAGCAGCTCGCCGGACTCGAACTCCCCGACAACGTACGGGCCGTGGACTTCGTCCCGCTCAACGCCCTGCTGCCGACCTGTGCCGCGGTCATCCACCACGGCGGCAGCGGCACCTTCCAGACGGCGCTCGCGCACGGTGTCCCGCAGCTGATCGTGCCCGACATGGTCTGGGACACCATCCACAAGGCGAAGCAGCTGGAGAAGACGGGCGCGGGCCTCTATCTGCACGACGTCGACCACTACACCGCGCAGGACCTGCGCGACCACGTGCTGCGGCTGCTGGACGACCCGTCGTTCGCGGAGAACTGCGCGCGGATCCGCCGGGAGATGGTGGGGACGCCGAGCCCCAACGACATCGTCCCGCTGCTGGAGAAACTGGTGGCGGAACACCGCGCGGCCCCGGCCGCCGCCGGCACCGTCCGGGGGGAGCTGTAG